The Mytilus galloprovincialis chromosome 2, xbMytGall1.hap1.1, whole genome shotgun sequence genome has a window encoding:
- the LOC143064348 gene encoding uncharacterized protein LOC143064348 gives MLKIVILLCCLTRGTFGTIKVFHLKETKNDAELYCESISGVLLSYGTEFINAARFCSVTEVLTNKPWSQNYGCFLVKAAAKETVMTNNHLANCVSFCSDKSFDFIGVQVNKCYCYNHLVNGMPADNCDAVDCPGNSEEKCGVNHMTVYRQVSTLPQFECQYFAFGANTFKMLNGDCNIKRNFICQVGDTLGTECSGSSMTTDIPDSSSNVADIETKSLVANSGPSLGVIIAIMLCIFLAIVIVLAVVFYKLRKKRRQKEDRLQIHMTHHDNNDDFINGFREQPGYHNVDLGIRDPVPIVAFGGDGVDLDRQPSREPVYTAVHKNNKDNRKSSNSDNHVPEPAYDEVYQPSNSNNNVEENHNFRHARRFQNGNVDGSYVGLRKPGETNRTNSMTNNTNQHVQNDLSQNKMFRNNQKRHGSLDDDLY, from the exons ATGTTGAAAATTGTGATATTATTATGCTGTCTTACAAGGG GAACGTTTGGTACAATCAAAGTATTCCACCTAAAAGAAACTAAAAACGATGCAGAATTGTACTGTGAAAGTATAAGTGGAGTCCTGCTTAGTTATGGCACTGAATTTATAAATGCTGCTAGATTCTGTTCTGTCACTGAAGTCCTGACTAATAAACCATGGTCTCAAAACTATG GTTGTTTTCTTGTGAAAGCAGCAGCAAAGGAAACAGTAATGACAAACAACCATTTAGCAAACTGTGTTTCATTCTGTTCAGATAAGTCGTTTGACTTCATTGGTGTTCAG GTAAACAAGTGCTACTGCTATAATCATCTAGTTAATGGCATGCCTGCAGATAACTGTGATGCTGTAGATTGTCctggaaattcagaggaaaaatGTGGTGTCAATCATATGACTGTGTACAGACAAG tGTCTACTTTACCACAGTTTGAATGCCAGTACTTTGCCTTTGGTGCTAATACATTTAAAATGCTGAATGGAGATTGTAATATTAAAAGGAACTTCATTTGCCAAG TCGGCGACACATTGGGAACAGAATGCAGTGGGTCCAGTATGACCACGGACATACCCGATTCCTCCTCAAATGTAGCAGATATTGAGACTAAAAGTTTAGTTGCTAACAGTGGTCCAAGTCTAG GTGTTATCATAGCTATAATGTTATGCATATTTCTGGCCATTGTAATTGTCCTCGCTGTTGTGTTCTATAAGTTAAG GAAGAAAAGACGACAAAAAGAAGATAGACTCCAAATTCACATGACACACCATGATAACAATGACGACTTTATAAACGGTTTCAGAGAACAACCGGGTTACCACAATGTTGACTTGGGGATTCGTGACCCTGTACCAATTGTGGCTTTTGGAGGCGATGGTGTCGATCTTGACAGACAACCTTCTAGAGAACCTGTCTATACGGCTGTTCACAAGAACAATAAGGACAACCGGAAGTCAAGCAACAGTGATAATCATGTCCCGGAACCAGCTTATGATGAAGTTTATCAGCcatcaaattcaaataataacGTGGAGGAAAATCATAATTTCCGACATGCTCGAAGGTTTCAGAACGGAAATGTAGATGGTTCCTATGTAGGACTGCGTAAACCTGGAGAAACAAACCGTACCAATAGCATGACCAATAATACCAATCAACACGTTCAAAATGATTTATCGCAGAATAAGATGTTTCGAAACAACCAAAAAAGGCACGGGTCTTTAGATGACGACTTGTATTAA
- the LOC143064349 gene encoding uncharacterized protein LOC143064349: protein MIKLLVLLLFVPEETFSTVRVYEKTDTKNNAEVYCETNGAVLLGYSKELIEASIACSLTDVLVNKPWLQRTGCFVYRMTANKMQFQDNHLANCATFCKSDTFTYIGVQADMCLCYESLSGIGVPANCDAVNCPGNSFEQCGISHMIVYRKEKLLPKSDCQYVKFDQNKFDLMNGDCNINRGFVCKEDDGKELIECVGETSTYPTVQTSSIVKASTEGLSTASSSNLALILGISLVVLVVVVIVLVIICFRMRKVVL, encoded by the exons ATGATAAAATTATTGGTTCTACTTTTATTCGTACCAGAAG AAACATTTTCAACTGTACGAGTTTATGAAAAAACAGACACGAAGAATAATGCTGAAGTTTATTGTGAGACGAATGGAGCTGTATTACTTGGTTATTCCAAAGAACTTATTGAGGCTTCCATAGCTTGTTCTTTAACAGATGTATTGGTTAACAAACCATGGCTACAAAGAACAG GCTGTTTTGTGTACAGGATGACAGCCAACAAAATGCAATTTCAAGACAATCATTTAGCCAACTGTGCTACGTTTTGTAAATCtgatacatttacatatataggAGTTCAG GCAGACATGTGCCTGTGTTATGAATCCCTATCTGGAATTGGTGTTCCTGCAAATTGTGATGCCGTTAATTGTCCTGGAAATAGCTTTGAACAATGTGGTATAAGCCATATGATCGTGTACAGAAAAG aaaaattgttACCCAAATCAGATTGTCAATACGTTAAATTTGatcaaaataaatttgatttaatgaATGGAGATTGCAACATCAACAGGGGTTTCGTTTGTAAAGAAG ATGATGGCAAGGAATTGATTGAATGTGTTGGTGAAACTTCTACATACCCAACAGTTCAAACAAGCTCAATAGTAAAGGCTTCGACTGAGGGTCTAAGTACAGCAAGTAGCTCAAATCTag CTCTAATCCTTGGCATTAGTCTGGTAGTGTTGGTAGTAGTAGTTATTGTATTGGTAATCATATGTTTTAGAATGAG gaAAGTTGTTCTGTAG